The Macaca nemestrina isolate mMacNem1 chromosome 12, mMacNem.hap1, whole genome shotgun sequence genome contains a region encoding:
- the LOC105468790 gene encoding tsukushi, which translates to MPWPLLLLLAVSGAQTTRPCFPGCQCEVETFGLFDSFSLTRVDCSGLGPHIMPVPIPLDTAHLDLSSNQLEMVNESVLAGPGYTTLAGLDLSHNLLTSISPTAFSRLRYLESLDLSHNGLTALPAESFTSSPLSDVNLSHNQLREVSVSAFTTHSQGRALHVDLSHNLIHRLVPHPARAGLPAPAIQSLNLAWNRLHAVPNLQDLPLRYLSLDGNPLAVIGPGAFAGLAGLTHLSLASLQRLPELAPYGFRELPGLQVLDLSGNPKLNWAGAEVFSGLNSLQELDLSGTNLVPLPEALLLHLPALQSVSVGQDVWCRRLVREGAYPRRPGSSPKVALHCVDTRESAARGPNIL; encoded by the coding sequence ATGCcgtggcccctgctgctgctgctggccgTGAGTGGGGCCCAGACAACCCGGCCATGCTTTCCCGGGTGCCAGTGCGAGGTGGAGACCTTCGGCCTTTTCGACAGCTTCAGCCTGACTCGGGTGGATTGCAGTGGCTTGGGCCCCCACATCATGCCAGTGCCCATCCCTCTGGACACAGCCCACTTGGACCTGTCCTCCAACCAGCTAGAGATGGTGAACGAGTCGGTGTTGGCGGGGCCGGGCTACACGACGCTGGCTGGCCTGGATCTCAGCCACAACCTGCTCACCAGCATCTCACCCACTGCCTTCTCCCGCCTTCGTTACCTGGAGTCGCTTGACCTCAGCCACAATGGCCTGACAGCCCTGCCAGCTGAAAGCTTCACCAGCTCACCCCTGAGTGACGTGAACCTTAGCCACAACCAGCTCCGGGAGGTCTCAGTGTCCGCCTTCACGACCCACAGTCAGGGCCGGGCACTACACGTGGACCTCTCCCACAACCTCATTCACCGCCTCGTGCCCCACCCCGCGAGGGCTGGCCTGCCTGCACCCGCCATTCAGAGCCTGAACCTGGCCTGGAACCGGCTCCATGCCGTGCCCAACCTCCAAGACTTGCCCCTGCGCTACCTGAGCCTGGATGGGAACCCTCTGGCTGTCATTGGTCCGGGTGCCTTCGCAGGGCTGGCAGGCCTTACACACCTGTCTCTGGCCAGCCTGCAGAGGCTCCCTGAGCTGGCGCCCTATGGCTTCCGCGAGCTACCGGGACTGCAGGTCCTGGACCTGTCGGGCAACCCCAAGCTCAACTGGGCAGGAGCTGAGGTGTTCTCAGGCCTGAACTCCCTGCAGGAGCTGGACCTTTCGGGCACCAACCTGGTGCCCCTGCCTGAGGCGCTGCTTCTCCACCTCCCGGCACTGCAGAGTGTCAGCGTGGGCCAGGATGTGTGGTGCCGGCGCCTGGTGCGGGAGGGTGCCTACCCCCGGAGGCCTGGCTCCAGCCCCAAGGTGGCCCTGCACTGCGTAGACACCCGGGAATCTGCTGCCAGGGGCCCCAATATCTTGTGA